Proteins from a genomic interval of Symmachiella macrocystis:
- a CDS encoding molybdopterin-dependent oxidoreductase: MKPLPHDFLAQHTHLTRRFFLRSGAAGLAAMSTLPLFAEAAKRDPALQQVIDNLEPWLTKPDEFQDVSRGNPQPHSLDEARRKEVGLTRDTWSLEVVSDPENKARLRNPLTKEKNTAFTFKDLMQLAETHAVRFPKIMTCLNIGCPLGNGIWEGVPLREVLWLTKPSKDLRRVFYDGFHNDDPKQLFRSSLPVGRVLEDMYGLPPVILCYKLNGQWLSPERGAPVRMVVPEAYGFKSIKWLSHVFLSNRVNANDTYGEKNNDVDSPLKTFCETISLPKTVKPGQPIPVTGYAQVGISGLKKVQVWVQNDDEERVAGDKYFTKAPWSDAEILPPPKDWGGDVADNRIPSPTQGFDPDTGQPRMWPLRLSKAHWAALLPGLPPGKYTFRSRTIDDNGAAQPMPRPFMKSGRAAIDQVGFKVE; the protein is encoded by the coding sequence ATGAAACCGCTGCCCCACGATTTTCTCGCTCAGCACACCCACCTCACACGGCGGTTTTTCCTCCGCAGCGGCGCCGCCGGTTTGGCGGCGATGAGCACGCTACCGCTCTTCGCCGAGGCCGCCAAACGTGACCCCGCGCTGCAACAAGTGATCGATAATCTCGAACCGTGGCTGACGAAGCCGGATGAGTTCCAGGACGTCTCCCGCGGAAATCCGCAACCACACTCCCTCGACGAAGCCCGCCGTAAAGAGGTCGGGCTGACGCGCGACACATGGTCGTTGGAAGTCGTGAGCGATCCCGAAAACAAAGCCCGGCTTCGTAACCCGTTGACGAAAGAAAAAAACACAGCCTTCACGTTCAAAGATCTCATGCAACTGGCCGAGACGCATGCGGTCCGTTTCCCCAAAATTATGACCTGCCTAAACATCGGCTGTCCGTTGGGCAACGGGATTTGGGAAGGTGTGCCGCTGCGGGAAGTGCTCTGGCTAACCAAACCCAGCAAGGATCTCCGTCGTGTCTTTTACGACGGATTCCATAACGACGATCCCAAACAGTTGTTCCGCAGTTCACTGCCGGTCGGCCGCGTGCTCGAGGATATGTACGGTTTGCCGCCGGTGATTCTGTGCTACAAACTCAACGGACAATGGCTCTCGCCCGAGCGCGGCGCGCCGGTGCGGATGGTTGTTCCTGAGGCGTATGGGTTTAAAAGCATCAAATGGTTGTCACACGTGTTTCTGTCAAACCGCGTGAACGCTAACGACACTTACGGTGAAAAAAACAACGACGTAGATAGCCCGCTCAAGACATTCTGCGAAACGATCTCGCTGCCTAAAACCGTCAAACCCGGACAGCCGATACCCGTGACCGGCTATGCGCAAGTCGGCATCTCGGGCCTGAAGAAGGTGCAGGTCTGGGTACAAAACGACGACGAGGAGCGGGTCGCCGGGGATAAGTATTTCACCAAGGCCCCATGGAGCGATGCGGAGATTCTTCCACCACCCAAAGATTGGGGCGGTGATGTCGCCGACAATCGCATCCCGTCGCCCACCCAGGGCTTTGACCCGGATACGGGACAGCCGCGGATGTGGCCCTTGCGGCTTTCCAAAGCCCATTGGGCGGCGCTGTTACCGGGACTGCCGCCCGGGAAGTACACGTTCCGTAGCCGCACAATCGACGACAACGGCGCCGCGCAACCCATGCCCCGGCCGTTTATGAAATCGGGCCGCGCAGCCATTGATCAAGTCGGCTTTAAAGTCGAATAG
- a CDS encoding FadR/GntR family transcriptional regulator gives MLKTLPRQKLRDVVAEGLKSYIVSEGLVPGDRLPNETELAESFGVSRLSLREATKALEFLGIVESRTGVGLTVGEIDLQRVTKHLGFHPALHAADPHQLIDSRIIIETGVLPHVARRMADDPALYDSLKSIVDRLSASRKFEVQIEVDIEFHRSLMQASGLAPLVAFDDLLQVFFRRFRDSVKKAEWKAGIASHRRIVEDLRDQNVERATAELKAHIESHRQRIGAGR, from the coding sequence ATGTTAAAAACTCTGCCACGGCAGAAGCTGCGGGATGTGGTTGCCGAAGGGCTGAAGTCGTATATCGTTTCTGAAGGACTGGTTCCCGGTGACCGGTTGCCGAATGAAACGGAGTTGGCCGAATCGTTTGGCGTGAGCCGACTCAGCCTGCGCGAGGCGACCAAGGCGCTGGAGTTTTTGGGGATTGTCGAATCGCGGACCGGCGTCGGACTGACAGTCGGGGAAATCGACCTGCAGCGAGTCACCAAGCACCTCGGCTTCCACCCTGCCCTGCACGCCGCCGACCCGCATCAATTGATTGACTCGCGCATCATCATCGAGACCGGTGTCCTCCCGCACGTGGCCCGGCGGATGGCGGATGATCCCGCTTTGTATGATTCGCTGAAATCCATCGTCGATCGCCTCAGTGCGTCGCGCAAGTTTGAGGTGCAAATTGAAGTCGACATCGAATTTCACCGCAGTCTGATGCAAGCCAGCGGCCTCGCGCCGCTCGTGGCCTTCGATGATCTATTGCAGGTGTTCTTTCGTCGCTTCCGCGATAGCGTCAAAAAGGCGGAATGGAAAGCGGGCATTGCGAGCCATCGGCGAATCGTCGAGGACTTGCGCGACCAAAATGTCGAGCGGGCCACCGCGGAATTGAAAGCTCACATCGAAAGTCATCGTCAGCGGATTGGAGCGGGTCGATGA